Proteins co-encoded in one Macadamia integrifolia cultivar HAES 741 unplaced genomic scaffold, SCU_Mint_v3 scaffold570, whole genome shotgun sequence genomic window:
- the LOC122069273 gene encoding uncharacterized protein LOC122069273 isoform X2 has translation MQSVKEKIENASARTPEEREMAHERRKDKEARANMEFHEEKAQHKADRLDAKQHAHLYVGHHQQLGKYEYLIPMPGGEYPMRSSPTARATPTSCATDSTDPIRLDAHHQHGKREYPIPTPGGEYPMGGATTKRAAPITGAMDPSTPCC, from the exons ATGCAATCAGTGAAGGAGAAG ATAGAAAACGCATCGGCGAGGACACCAGAGGAGAGGGAGATGGCCCATGAGAGAAGGAAAGACAAGGAAGCCCGGGCAAACATGGAGTTTCACGAAGAGAAAGCACAGCACAAGGCCGACAGATTGGATGCGAAGCAGCACGCTCACCTTTACGTCGGCCACCATCAACAGCTGGGCAAATATGAGTATCTCATTCCGATGCCTGGTGGTGAGTATCCCATGCGCAGCTCCCCTACTGCCAGGGCAACTCCGACGAGTTGTGCTACAGATTCCACTGACCCAATCAGATTGGATGCCCACCACCAGCATGGCAAACGTGAGTACCCGATTCCGACACCCGGTGGGGAGTATCCCATGGGCGGCGCCACTACCAAAAGGGCGGCTCCGATAACTGGTGCCATGGATCCCAGTACTCCATGTTGCTGA
- the LOC122069274 gene encoding uncharacterized protein LOC122069274, producing the protein MGFMRRIASILGFLKDDHHDVNDEDEDADGHRNRGHKAETRRSISGFSVEVPVAVDRSYLGPVLTPCDRGDGGVQGLRWFAKRLRIDEDGDVAEEFLEGVLQGMPSGMDDHKSLPKFVVKYSTRQAKVRNQVIAIDGRIIHYVEFQGRLMWV; encoded by the exons ATGGGTTTTATGAGAAGGATAGCAAGCATACTTGGGTTTCTGAAAGATGATCATCACGATGTGAacgatgaagatgaagatgcaGATGGGCATCGTAATCGTGGGCATAAGGCAGAAACTCGTCGATCCATCTCGGGGTTTAGTGTTGAAGTTCCAGTTGCCGTTGATAGATCTTACTTGGGTCCTGTTCTAACCCCCTGCGATCGCGGCGATGGCGGAGTTCAG GGCTTGAGATGGTTTGCAAAACGGCTACGTATAGATGAAGATGGGGATGTCGCAGAAGAGTTCCTTGAAGGGGTCTTACAGGGAATGCCATCCGGTATGGATGACCATAAATCCTTACCAAAGTTCGTGGTGAAGTACAGCACAAGACAGGCTAAAGTGAGGAATCAGGTAATTGCCATTGATGGAAGAATCATCCATTATGTGGAGTTCCAGGGTCGACTAATGTGGGTGTAG
- the LOC122069273 gene encoding late embryogenesis abundant protein 6-like isoform X1 produces the protein MQSVKEKVSNMARAAKEQVNNTRGKVEEKIENASARTPEEREMAHERRKDKEARANMEFHEEKAQHKADRLDAKQHAHLYVGHHQQLGKYEYLIPMPGGEYPMRSSPTARATPTSCATDSTDPIRLDAHHQHGKREYPIPTPGGEYPMGGATTKRAAPITGAMDPSTPCC, from the exons ATGCAATCAGTGAAGGAGAAGGTGAGTAACATGGCCAGGGCTGCTAAGGAGCAAGTTAACAATACTCGAGGCAAAGTTGAAGAGAAg ATAGAAAACGCATCGGCGAGGACACCAGAGGAGAGGGAGATGGCCCATGAGAGAAGGAAAGACAAGGAAGCCCGGGCAAACATGGAGTTTCACGAAGAGAAAGCACAGCACAAGGCCGACAGATTGGATGCGAAGCAGCACGCTCACCTTTACGTCGGCCACCATCAACAGCTGGGCAAATATGAGTATCTCATTCCGATGCCTGGTGGTGAGTATCCCATGCGCAGCTCCCCTACTGCCAGGGCAACTCCGACGAGTTGTGCTACAGATTCCACTGACCCAATCAGATTGGATGCCCACCACCAGCATGGCAAACGTGAGTACCCGATTCCGACACCCGGTGGGGAGTATCCCATGGGCGGCGCCACTACCAAAAGGGCGGCTCCGATAACTGGTGCCATGGATCCCAGTACTCCATGTTGCTGA